From Rhodoferax sp. AJA081-3, the proteins below share one genomic window:
- a CDS encoding Hpt domain-containing protein, whose translation MSSNSAAPGDNELAVSDLGPLAWVLDELRKSLDGATKALRRFVRDAELARGSNLSELDASHLRIARQQLHQAVGALEMVGLSAPAKMLRAMEGLAQKFVQRPELCSEDAANRVERASFALTEYLEGVLKGKTASSVALFPQYRAVLELAGGESGHPADLWPIEWRWLNVPLQPGIEAQSFTTSLRGQMDQAVLRVMRTGDRKAARRMGDLCAGLAVGQAQIEPRTFWAICAAFFEGVALGLCPDDVYTKRAASRVLRQYTSLAKGDMAISDRLAHDLVFFCSLSVPGADQSAPALKAVRAAYGLERSKPVQYETEQFGRFDPALMVLARKRIAAAAETWSALAGGDTNRLKVVTEQFGAVSESVIKLHPESGELGRALTRAIDSTVRSGAAPVAPVAMEVATAILYLEAAYDDLDPTEANMAERSARLAVRLEHVSTGGQPEPLESWMEELYRRVSDRQTMGSVVDELRTTLAEVEKSLDQFFRNPQDKAPLREVPSQLAQMRGVFSVLGLDQPSLAALRMRASVEQFLVDDIDEATARRGIFEKLGNSLGAMGFLIDMLSYQRALAKKLFVYDEDLGEFKPLMGRERAPDEAVAEPEVVQAPEAAPVQAAVEPAFDTTQALSAPVAPVVPAAAAPVAPVVEELSEDEAELIDIFLEEAREVVQNGLAAVSALVEDPSNLADQTTLRRAFHTLKGSSRMVGLNEFGEAAWSFEQLFNNWLAEQRPASEDLITAASTAMQAFGRWVDDIANHTAGQWNAQDFRKSSDSLRLNGIWIPLVTPAAAAPQPVVSVPEVLEAAELVETSEAPAVDVALAQSEPEVTPAEEEARPDFASTQTFGFENTQAFPHDSKPGVREGIQGATEVTEVDFGDFDFGDLSGAAKPEPVREEPALPAAVEEPVVAAFEPATEEVTAAEASAPQDGYALLDAELVEPEALAEPQPEPLPELLEDLAVVEPLLVEPEPEPVVEPEPTAPVLEAPVDELELAVPEVLLVPEAPVVVEEIDEQVKVIGHLRLSIPLYNVYLNEADEWSRRLQVELSEWAMELQKPLPDSLVSLAHSLLGSSATVGFTALSDMARALEQALQHVQLHRQGTAEQAEVFSNAAEDIRRLLHQFAAGFLKESDADVLAALQTIIETEFPAATIDSVADALDDELALPEVEEQELHAVVDTPAAEAVVPAPAVFEPTNVPAPAPLSVVAAPLNIAQAEDDDDIDARDSLDDDLFPIFEEEAIELMPQLGTALRAWVGSPDNLKARNEVLRVLHTLKGSARLAGAMRLGEMSHRMESSIEQIGTEQIQQVQLEPLLTRFDGLQATFNALGGAPVAVEVAPVEVLPAATTATAGVTPAVTAAPVRVAPRGLAAVTPVRQTAHHSVRVRSQLLDRLVNQAGEVMISRARMEARLTQLRASLTDLTGNLERLRSQLRDVELQSESQMQSRLAQTKDSAQAFDPLEFDRFTRVQELTRMMAESVHDVATVQRNLQRSIEGAEDDLIAQGRQARELQRDLLRTRMVEFESISDRLYGVVRQAAKDSGKQVKLDITGGSIEMDRGVLDRMGPAFEHMLRNSVAHGVESAADRVAAGKAPVGTITIHVNQESNDVSVSFSDDGGGLHLDKIRAKAIANGVLSADETLSDSDAANLIFTPGFSTADQVTELSGRGIGMDVVRSEVNALGGRIETATEYGRGTTFKVILPLTTAVTQVVMLRVGEFTIGVPSGLVETVLRTPAAVLEQAYQRDGFDMAGQMLPFFWAGALLQVSAQSTEPQTKTRSVAVFRSAGQRLALHVDEILGNREVVVKNLGPQLAQLPGLAGVSVLASGAVALIYNPVALAAVYGDQARALHKSAEVAQAAADSGSQVAAPTQTLVGAVNQVPLILVVDDSITVRRVTQRLLKREGYRVALASDGLDALEKLQEEKPTVVLSDIEMPRMDGFDLARNIRGDAKLRDLPIIMITSRIAGKHREHAKELGVDHYLGKPYSEDELLGLVRSYCATAVVA comes from the coding sequence ATGTCATCGAATTCTGCCGCTCCCGGCGACAATGAACTGGCAGTCAGTGACTTGGGCCCTTTGGCCTGGGTGCTGGACGAGCTCCGCAAGTCCCTGGACGGTGCGACCAAGGCGCTGCGGCGTTTTGTTCGCGATGCAGAATTGGCCAGAGGGTCCAATCTTTCCGAACTTGACGCTAGCCACCTGCGCATTGCGCGCCAGCAACTGCACCAGGCTGTAGGTGCCTTGGAGATGGTGGGCTTGAGTGCGCCCGCCAAGATGCTGCGCGCCATGGAGGGCCTGGCCCAGAAATTTGTGCAGCGCCCTGAGTTGTGCAGTGAAGACGCTGCCAACCGGGTAGAGCGGGCCAGTTTTGCGCTGACCGAGTACCTGGAAGGTGTGCTCAAGGGCAAGACCGCGTCGTCCGTTGCACTGTTTCCCCAATACCGGGCCGTCTTGGAGCTGGCGGGTGGCGAAAGCGGACATCCTGCCGATCTGTGGCCCATTGAATGGCGCTGGTTGAATGTTCCGCTGCAGCCGGGCATTGAGGCGCAGTCGTTCACGACCAGTTTGCGCGGACAGATGGACCAGGCTGTGTTGCGCGTGATGCGCACCGGTGACCGCAAGGCTGCGCGCCGCATGGGTGATCTGTGTGCCGGTTTGGCGGTGGGACAGGCACAGATTGAGCCCCGTACGTTTTGGGCCATTTGTGCTGCGTTTTTTGAAGGCGTGGCCTTGGGGCTTTGCCCTGACGACGTGTACACCAAACGTGCCGCTTCGCGCGTGTTGCGCCAGTACACCTCGCTGGCCAAGGGAGATATGGCGATCTCGGATCGTCTGGCCCATGACCTGGTGTTTTTCTGTTCTTTGTCGGTGCCGGGCGCGGACCAAAGTGCCCCGGCACTGAAGGCGGTGCGTGCGGCTTATGGTCTGGAGCGTAGCAAACCGGTCCAGTACGAAACCGAGCAGTTTGGGCGTTTTGACCCGGCGCTGATGGTTCTGGCGCGTAAGCGTATTGCGGCTGCCGCAGAGACATGGTCTGCACTGGCCGGTGGTGACACCAATCGTTTGAAAGTGGTCACTGAGCAGTTTGGCGCGGTATCTGAATCGGTTATCAAGCTGCATCCCGAGAGTGGTGAATTAGGCCGTGCACTGACCCGCGCGATTGACAGTACGGTCCGCTCCGGTGCGGCGCCTGTTGCGCCCGTTGCGATGGAGGTTGCAACCGCCATCTTGTACCTTGAGGCTGCCTACGACGATCTGGACCCGACAGAAGCTAATATGGCGGAGCGCAGCGCCCGCTTGGCCGTTCGCTTGGAGCACGTCAGCACAGGCGGACAACCCGAGCCGCTGGAATCGTGGATGGAAGAGCTGTACCGCCGGGTTAGCGATCGCCAAACCATGGGTAGTGTGGTGGATGAGCTGCGCACCACCTTGGCCGAAGTCGAAAAATCGCTGGACCAGTTTTTCCGTAACCCGCAAGACAAGGCACCGCTGCGCGAGGTTCCCAGCCAGCTGGCGCAAATGCGCGGTGTGTTCTCGGTACTGGGTCTGGATCAGCCGTCCTTGGCGGCGTTGCGCATGCGCGCCAGCGTTGAGCAGTTCCTGGTCGATGACATCGACGAAGCAACCGCACGGCGTGGCATTTTCGAGAAGTTGGGGAATAGCCTGGGGGCCATGGGCTTCCTGATTGACATGCTGAGCTACCAGCGTGCGCTGGCCAAGAAGCTGTTTGTCTACGACGAAGACTTGGGTGAATTTAAACCTTTGATGGGCCGTGAGCGTGCGCCAGACGAGGCCGTGGCCGAGCCGGAAGTCGTTCAGGCGCCCGAGGCAGCTCCTGTACAAGCTGCAGTTGAACCCGCATTCGACACCACGCAGGCTTTGTCTGCCCCGGTTGCTCCCGTCGTGCCCGCTGCTGCGGCACCGGTCGCGCCAGTGGTTGAGGAGTTGTCGGAAGACGAAGCTGAGTTGATCGATATCTTCCTGGAAGAGGCGCGCGAAGTGGTGCAGAACGGCTTGGCGGCCGTCAGTGCGCTGGTCGAAGATCCTTCCAATCTGGCCGACCAGACTACGCTGCGCCGTGCGTTCCACACACTCAAGGGAAGCTCCCGCATGGTGGGGCTCAATGAGTTTGGCGAAGCTGCATGGTCTTTTGAGCAGTTGTTCAACAACTGGTTGGCCGAACAACGTCCCGCCAGCGAGGATCTGATTACCGCGGCCAGCACAGCCATGCAGGCCTTTGGCCGGTGGGTTGACGATATTGCCAACCACACCGCTGGGCAGTGGAACGCGCAGGACTTCCGCAAGTCCTCTGACTCGTTGCGTTTGAATGGCATCTGGATTCCGCTGGTAACACCCGCAGCGGCAGCGCCGCAGCCCGTGGTGTCTGTGCCCGAAGTATTAGAAGCGGCAGAATTGGTAGAGACTTCAGAAGCGCCCGCGGTCGATGTGGCGCTCGCGCAGTCAGAACCCGAAGTTACACCTGCCGAAGAAGAAGCCCGTCCCGATTTCGCTTCGACCCAAACGTTTGGTTTTGAAAACACGCAGGCCTTCCCGCATGACAGCAAGCCTGGAGTCCGAGAAGGCATTCAGGGCGCAACCGAGGTCACCGAGGTCGACTTCGGTGATTTCGACTTCGGAGATCTCTCCGGAGCGGCCAAACCCGAACCTGTGCGCGAAGAGCCTGCCTTGCCCGCTGCGGTGGAAGAACCCGTTGTCGCCGCGTTTGAGCCGGCTACCGAGGAAGTCACTGCAGCAGAGGCCAGTGCACCCCAGGATGGTTATGCACTGCTGGATGCAGAGCTGGTAGAGCCGGAAGCGCTTGCAGAGCCACAACCAGAGCCTCTGCCAGAATTGCTGGAAGACCTGGCAGTGGTTGAACCTCTGCTTGTTGAGCCCGAACCTGAACCTGTCGTTGAACCGGAACCCACAGCACCCGTGCTGGAAGCGCCTGTTGACGAGTTGGAACTTGCCGTGCCGGAAGTTTTACTGGTACCCGAAGCCCCTGTGGTGGTCGAAGAAATCGACGAACAGGTCAAGGTCATTGGCCATCTGCGGCTGAGCATTCCGCTGTACAACGTCTACCTGAACGAAGCAGACGAATGGTCGCGGCGCTTGCAGGTCGAGCTCAGCGAATGGGCTATGGAGCTGCAGAAACCCTTGCCGGACTCGCTGGTTTCGCTGGCCCATTCATTGTTGGGCAGTTCGGCTACGGTCGGGTTTACCGCTTTGTCGGACATGGCTCGTGCGTTGGAGCAAGCGTTGCAACACGTGCAACTGCACCGCCAGGGTACGGCCGAGCAGGCAGAAGTCTTCTCCAATGCGGCCGAAGACATTCGGCGCTTGCTGCACCAGTTCGCCGCCGGATTCCTCAAGGAATCGGATGCGGATGTGTTGGCCGCACTGCAAACCATTATCGAGACAGAGTTTCCTGCCGCAACCATCGATTCCGTCGCGGATGCTTTGGATGACGAGTTGGCTCTCCCCGAGGTCGAAGAGCAAGAGTTGCACGCGGTGGTGGATACCCCTGCCGCAGAAGCCGTTGTGCCAGCACCTGCCGTGTTTGAGCCCACCAACGTGCCTGCACCTGCGCCCTTGTCGGTTGTTGCTGCGCCGCTCAATATTGCGCAGGCCGAAGACGACGATGACATCGATGCGCGTGACAGCCTGGACGATGACCTGTTCCCGATCTTCGAGGAGGAGGCTATTGAGCTGATGCCGCAATTGGGAACGGCGTTACGGGCATGGGTGGGCTCGCCAGACAATCTGAAGGCCCGCAACGAGGTGTTGCGTGTGTTGCACACGCTCAAAGGCAGTGCCCGCTTGGCTGGCGCTATGCGTTTGGGCGAAATGTCGCACCGCATGGAATCGAGCATCGAACAAATCGGTACCGAGCAGATTCAGCAGGTTCAGCTTGAACCGCTGTTAACGCGCTTTGACGGTTTGCAGGCGACGTTTAATGCCTTGGGTGGAGCGCCTGTCGCGGTAGAGGTAGCCCCGGTAGAAGTATTGCCCGCGGCAACGACAGCCACAGCCGGTGTAACTCCCGCCGTGACAGCCGCACCCGTGCGTGTTGCGCCACGCGGGCTGGCCGCTGTAACACCCGTACGGCAAACTGCCCACCATTCGGTGCGCGTGCGTTCACAACTGCTGGACCGTTTGGTCAACCAGGCAGGCGAGGTGATGATTTCCCGCGCCCGTATGGAGGCGCGGCTGACCCAGCTGCGCGCATCTCTGACCGACTTGACAGGCAATCTGGAGCGTTTGCGCAGCCAGTTGCGCGACGTGGAGCTGCAATCCGAATCCCAGATGCAGTCGCGTTTGGCGCAAACCAAGGATTCTGCGCAGGCCTTCGATCCGCTGGAGTTCGACCGATTTACCCGCGTGCAGGAACTGACCCGCATGATGGCAGAGTCCGTGCACGACGTGGCCACGGTGCAGCGCAATTTGCAGCGCTCCATTGAAGGTGCTGAAGACGATTTGATCGCCCAGGGCCGCCAAGCCCGAGAGTTGCAACGGGATCTGCTGCGCACACGCATGGTCGAGTTCGAAAGCATTTCGGACCGCCTATATGGTGTGGTTCGCCAGGCCGCCAAGGATTCTGGCAAACAGGTCAAGCTGGACATTACCGGCGGCTCCATTGAAATGGACCGTGGTGTGTTGGACCGCATGGGCCCCGCGTTTGAACACATGTTGCGCAATTCGGTGGCGCACGGTGTCGAAAGCGCGGCAGACCGGGTGGCGGCAGGCAAGGCCCCTGTAGGCACCATCACCATTCACGTCAACCAGGAAAGTAACGACGTGTCGGTGTCTTTCAGTGACGATGGTGGCGGTTTGCACCTGGACAAAATCCGCGCCAAAGCCATTGCCAACGGTGTGTTGTCTGCAGATGAGACATTGAGCGATAGCGACGCTGCCAATCTGATTTTTACACCCGGATTCTCTACCGCTGACCAGGTCACCGAGTTGTCAGGCCGCGGTATTGGCATGGACGTGGTGCGCTCTGAGGTGAACGCCTTGGGTGGCCGCATCGAAACCGCCACCGAATACGGTCGCGGAACCACCTTCAAGGTCATTCTGCCGTTGACCACGGCGGTGACCCAGGTTGTGATGTTGCGCGTGGGTGAGTTCACGATTGGTGTTCCGTCTGGCCTGGTTGAAACCGTGTTGCGCACGCCGGCTGCCGTACTGGAGCAGGCCTACCAGCGTGACGGTTTCGATATGGCGGGCCAGATGCTGCCCTTCTTCTGGGCGGGCGCCTTGTTGCAGGTGTCTGCGCAGAGTACCGAGCCACAGACCAAGACACGTTCTGTTGCCGTCTTCCGCAGCGCGGGTCAACGCCTGGCCCTGCACGTGGATGAAATCTTGGGCAACCGAGAGGTTGTGGTCAAGAACTTGGGCCCGCAGCTGGCGCAATTGCCCGGTTTGGCGGGCGTGTCGGTGCTGGCATCGGGTGCCGTGGCGCTGATCTACAACCCTGTTGCTTTGGCAGCGGTGTATGGTGACCAAGCCCGTGCATTGCACAAGTCGGCGGAGGTGGCACAAGCGGCTGCGGACAGCGGTAGCCAGGTTGCCGCACCCACACAGACACTGGTGGGCGCTGTCAACCAGGTGCCGCTGATCCTGGTGGTCGACGATTCCATCACCGTGCGCCGTGTGACCCAGCGCCTGCTCAAGCGCGAAGGTTACCGTGTCGCGCTGGCTTCCGATGGTTTGGACGCTCTGGAAAAACTCCAGGAAGAAAAACCAACGGTGGTGTTGTCCGACATTGAAATGCCGCGTATGGATGGCTTCGATTTGGCCCGCAATATCCGCGGTGATGCCAAGCTGCGTGATCTGCCCATCATCATGATCACGTCCCGTATCGCTGGCAAACACCGTGAACATGCCAAAGAACTGGGTGTGGACCACTACCTGGGCAAGCCCTATTCGGAAGACGAGTTGCTTGGTTTGGTGCGCAGCTACTGCGCAACCGCTGTAGTTGCTTAA
- a CDS encoding deoxyribodipyrimidine photo-lyase: MHKEFDTGLVWFRRDLRVQDNAALCDALQHCKQVHCIFVLDRSILDGLPRADRRVEFIRETLVELDASLRTLAGKPQAGLIVLHAVASEAIPAMAAGLGANAVFAAHDYEPQAITRDHVVETALRAQGIAWMTVKDHVIFERREVLTQTGNPYGVFTPYKRAWLARLGDVPPVQHDCQPFAQALAERPAAYRHEVPSLESLGFETTNLKALGIKPGEQAAGKLVEDFWDRMDRYGETRDFPAVKGPSYLSVHLRFGTVSVRQLVGLALQRQLDGSAGAAVWLGELIWRDFYFQVLANFPHVVHNAFKPEYDAIQWEQGAHAQALYRAWCEGATGYPLVDAAMAQLNQTGYMHNRLRMVTGSFLVKHLGLDWRWGERYFAEKLNDFDLSANNGGWQWVSSSGCDAQPYFRIFNPINQSEKFDTLGKFVKRYVPQLANLNAKQIHAPWKLGALELAAAGVELGKNYPQPVVDHAEARALTLQRYAVVKK, encoded by the coding sequence ATGCACAAAGAATTTGACACCGGTTTGGTTTGGTTTCGCCGCGACTTGCGTGTGCAAGACAATGCAGCCCTCTGCGACGCACTGCAACACTGCAAGCAGGTGCATTGCATTTTTGTGCTGGACCGCAGCATTCTGGATGGCTTACCGCGCGCCGACCGGCGGGTGGAGTTTATTCGCGAGACGCTGGTGGAACTGGATGCCAGCCTGCGCACCCTGGCTGGCAAGCCCCAGGCCGGCTTGATTGTTTTGCACGCAGTGGCCAGTGAAGCCATACCTGCAATGGCTGCAGGCCTGGGCGCAAATGCGGTTTTTGCGGCGCACGACTACGAACCACAGGCCATAACGCGTGACCACGTGGTGGAAACTGCCCTGCGCGCTCAAGGCATTGCGTGGATGACGGTGAAGGACCATGTCATTTTTGAACGCCGCGAGGTGCTGACACAAACCGGCAACCCCTATGGTGTGTTCACCCCTTACAAACGGGCCTGGCTGGCACGCCTGGGTGATGTCCCCCCCGTACAGCATGACTGCCAGCCTTTTGCGCAGGCTTTGGCTGAACGTCCTGCTGCCTATCGGCACGAAGTGCCCAGCCTGGAGAGCCTGGGCTTTGAGACAACCAACCTCAAGGCGCTGGGTATAAAACCGGGTGAACAGGCTGCGGGCAAACTGGTGGAGGACTTTTGGGATCGCATGGACCGTTACGGTGAAACACGCGATTTCCCTGCGGTCAAAGGGCCAAGTTACCTGAGCGTGCACCTGCGTTTTGGCACTGTGTCGGTCCGCCAGCTGGTGGGGCTGGCCCTGCAGCGCCAACTGGACGGCAGCGCAGGCGCTGCGGTGTGGCTGGGGGAACTGATCTGGAGGGACTTTTATTTCCAGGTGTTGGCCAATTTTCCGCATGTGGTCCACAACGCCTTCAAGCCCGAATACGACGCCATCCAATGGGAGCAGGGCGCGCACGCCCAGGCCTTGTACAGAGCCTGGTGCGAGGGTGCTACCGGTTACCCCTTGGTGGACGCGGCGATGGCCCAACTGAACCAGACGGGGTATATGCACAACCGCCTGCGCATGGTGACGGGCAGTTTTTTGGTCAAACATCTGGGGCTGGACTGGCGCTGGGGTGAACGCTACTTTGCGGAAAAACTGAACGACTTCGACCTGTCTGCCAACAACGGCGGCTGGCAATGGGTCAGCTCCAGCGGCTGCGATGCCCAGCCTTACTTCCGCATCTTCAACCCCATCAACCAGAGCGAGAAGTTTGACACGCTGGGCAAGTTCGTCAAACGGTATGTACCGCAACTCGCCAATTTGAACGCCAAGCAGATCCACGCACCCTGGAAGCTAGGGGCCCTGGAACTGGCAGCAGCGGGTGTCGAGCTGGGCAAGAACTACCCACAACCGGTTGTGGACCATGCCGAAGCGCGCGCGTTAACACTGCAACGCTACGCGGTCGTCAAAAAATAA
- a CDS encoding YqgE/AlgH family protein, which translates to MSGDSAPINLTNHFLIAMPGLEDAIFSKSVVYVCEHTPRGALGLVINKPAELKMEALFGKIDLPLKRLDLTDAPVLQGGPVQTERGFVLHEPIFSESEKPEQSLYASTMSIPGGLEMTTSKDVLEAISSGSGPRRVLVSLGYSAWGEGQLESELGENSWLTVDADQSVIFDTPVEQRYDKALSLLGLQAWMISSQVGHA; encoded by the coding sequence ATGTCCGGCGATTCTGCACCCATCAACCTCACCAATCACTTTCTGATCGCAATGCCCGGACTGGAGGATGCGATATTTTCCAAGAGCGTGGTCTATGTGTGTGAGCACACCCCACGGGGTGCTCTCGGGCTGGTTATCAACAAGCCGGCCGAGCTGAAGATGGAAGCCTTGTTTGGCAAGATCGATTTGCCGCTCAAGCGCCTGGACCTGACCGATGCACCCGTCTTGCAGGGCGGCCCGGTGCAGACGGAGCGCGGCTTTGTGCTGCACGAACCCATATTCTCGGAAAGTGAAAAGCCCGAGCAGTCTTTGTATGCGTCCACCATGAGCATTCCCGGTGGGCTGGAGATGACAACCTCCAAAGACGTGCTCGAAGCCATCTCCAGTGGTTCAGGGCCACGCAGGGTGTTGGTCTCACTGGGTTATTCGGCCTGGGGCGAAGGCCAGCTGGAAAGCGAGCTGGGTGAGAACAGCTGGTTGACGGTGGACGCCGACCAATCCGTGATTTTTGACACGCCGGTTGAGCAGCGTTACGACAAGGCCCTGTCTTTGCTGGGCCTGCAGGCCTGGATGATTTCCTCGCAGGTGGGCCACGCATGA
- the ruvX gene encoding Holliday junction resolvase RuvX encodes MSGAPAAPAVVAPNLNSFLAIDFGMKRTGVAVGNRMMRTATSVGTVKAEGDARFALIEKHVKEWQPDALVIGVPYHPDGAAHENTARAQKFGRQLHGRFKLPVFEVDERYSTTEAISSGAKDADAASACIILEQFLRSLP; translated from the coding sequence ATGAGCGGCGCACCGGCTGCCCCCGCGGTTGTGGCGCCGAATCTGAACAGCTTTTTAGCCATCGACTTTGGTATGAAGCGCACCGGCGTCGCCGTCGGCAACCGCATGATGCGCACCGCCACGTCGGTCGGCACTGTCAAGGCCGAAGGTGATGCACGTTTTGCGCTGATTGAAAAACACGTGAAGGAATGGCAGCCCGATGCGCTGGTGATTGGTGTGCCCTACCACCCCGATGGGGCGGCCCATGAGAACACCGCGCGGGCACAAAAATTTGGCCGCCAGTTGCATGGCCGCTTCAAGTTGCCGGTGTTTGAGGTGGACGAACGTTACAGCACAACCGAGGCGATCAGCTCAGGCGCAAAAGACGCCGATGCCGCGTCGGCCTGCATTATTTTGGAACAGTTTTTGAGGAGTTTGCCGTGA
- the pyrR gene encoding bifunctional pyr operon transcriptional regulator/uracil phosphoribosyltransferase PyrR: MSILALDAEALYKELLRGVQLISGVNTRLVGITSGGAWLAERLQQDMKLPGDAGKISSAMHRDDFAQRGLSSGGQTVLPFDVNGADILILDDVLYTGRTIRAVINELFDYGRPASVKLAVLVDRGGRELPVQADFAAARVTLAADQSLALARSEAGVFSFDVKAR, translated from the coding sequence GTGAGTATTTTGGCATTGGATGCGGAGGCGTTGTACAAGGAATTGCTGCGCGGCGTGCAGTTGATTTCTGGCGTGAATACGCGCCTTGTGGGTATCACTTCTGGTGGCGCCTGGCTGGCCGAACGCTTGCAGCAAGACATGAAACTGCCAGGCGACGCGGGCAAGATTTCATCCGCCATGCACCGCGATGATTTTGCACAACGCGGCCTCTCCAGCGGCGGCCAGACGGTGCTGCCGTTTGACGTGAACGGCGCCGACATACTGATCCTGGACGACGTGTTGTACACCGGCCGCACGATACGCGCCGTCATCAACGAGCTGTTCGACTACGGTCGCCCGGCGAGTGTCAAGCTGGCGGTGCTGGTGGACCGGGGAGGGCGCGAACTGCCGGTGCAGGCTGACTTTGCCGCAGCCCGCGTAACGCTAGCCGCCGATCAATCCTTGGCATTGGCAAGAAGTGAAGCCGGCGTGTTTAGCTTCGATGTAAAGGCACGATGA
- a CDS encoding aspartate carbamoyltransferase catalytic subunit codes for MLYKRNPQLNKHGELVHLLSVEGLPKATLTHILDTAANFVSVNDREVKKVPLLRGKSVFNLFFENSTRTRTTFEIAAKRLSADVINLDIARSSASKGESLLDTIANLSAMAADMFVVRHSESGAPYLIAQHVAPHVHVINAGDGRHAHPTQGLLDMFTIRHFKKDFSNLTVAIVGDVLHSRVARSDIHALTTLGCAEVRVVGPKTLIPSDLSYMGVRVCHTLEEGIKDCDVIIMLRLQNERMSGALLPSMHEFFKSFGLTPEKLQLAKPDAIVMHPGPINRGVEIDSAVVDGKQSVILPQVTFGIAVRMAVMSIVAGNEADSRGAK; via the coding sequence ATGCTCTACAAACGCAACCCCCAACTCAACAAACACGGCGAACTCGTCCACCTGCTGTCGGTGGAGGGTCTGCCCAAGGCCACGCTGACCCATATCCTGGACACCGCAGCCAACTTCGTTTCGGTCAACGACCGCGAGGTGAAAAAGGTCCCGTTGTTGCGCGGCAAGAGCGTGTTCAACCTGTTCTTCGAAAACAGCACGCGCACCCGCACCACGTTCGAGATCGCCGCCAAGCGTTTGTCGGCGGACGTCATCAATCTCGACATCGCACGCTCATCCGCCTCCAAGGGTGAATCGCTGCTGGACACCATCGCCAACCTCAGCGCCATGGCCGCCGACATGTTTGTCGTGCGCCACAGCGAATCCGGCGCGCCCTACCTGATCGCCCAACACGTGGCGCCCCATGTGCACGTCATCAACGCCGGTGACGGCCGCCATGCCCACCCCACACAGGGCCTGCTGGACATGTTCACGATCCGGCACTTCAAGAAAGACTTCTCCAACCTCACCGTGGCTATCGTGGGTGACGTGCTGCACTCGCGCGTGGCCCGCTCCGACATCCACGCGCTGACCACGCTCGGCTGCGCCGAGGTGCGTGTCGTCGGCCCCAAGACGCTGATCCCGTCCGACCTGTCGTATATGGGCGTGCGCGTCTGCCACACGCTGGAAGAGGGCATCAAGGACTGCGACGTCATCATCATGCTGCGCCTGCAAAACGAACGCATGAGCGGCGCGCTGTTGCCCTCCATGCACGAATTCTTCAAGAGTTTTGGCCTCACGCCCGAGAAGCTGCAACTGGCCAAGCCGGATGCCATCGTTATGCACCCCGGCCCCATCAACCGCGGGGTGGAGATTGACTCCGCCGTGGTGGATGGCAAGCAAAGCGTGATCCTGCCGCAGGTGACCTTCGGCATCGCAGTGCGCATGGCGGTGATGAGCATCGTAGCAGGCAACGAAGCCGATTCGCGGGGCGCAAAATGA